One genomic region from Colletes latitarsis isolate SP2378_abdomen chromosome 10, iyColLati1, whole genome shotgun sequence encodes:
- the LOC143346964 gene encoding uncharacterized protein LOC143346964, whose translation MAKSVASSDTLPKAGRVNEVCREWLVHEDGALAYRLQDEEIREHYTGNKVRNAQVREDLPRARVEQELETLKYQSYVQQQEERDALIARQVALSLEREEKRKERELQEQMRLQLRLDDEATQLEIKRHIQEEKDEELARKLQQQEEENAIDNHDSRIDDQFLQDQKIAMEAQDAELARMLQEKERAKVRKARERARQRKLERQQLEKLEEQNLKEKPQRPDKLDLKSTPSKSRMQYSLNCQQYPDPEEIQTLDDPTESIREVPNVAAIIDPTYNGNTHRHTSSSSSSTVSPTYALPTPPQELMNYDAPCYMPIQGQRRNQIQSPSQGHEEKHKRRVKNGCNQQ comes from the exons ATGGCAAAATCTGTAGCGAGTTCGGATACGCTACCGAAGGCTGGTCGAGTGAACGAAG TTTGTCGAGAGTGGTTGGTACACGAGGATGGAGCGCTCGCTTACCGTCTTCAGGATGAAGAAA TCAGAGAGCACTATACCGGTAATAAAGTTCGCAACGCGCAAGTCAGGGAAGATTTACCAAGGGCGCGCGTAGAGCAGGAATTGGAAACATTGAAATACCAGAGCTATGTTCAGCAACA GGAGGAAAGAGACGCGCTTATCGCAAGACAGGTTGCATTATCTTTGGAACGGGAAGAAAAACGAAAAGAACGGGAATTACAAGAACAAATGAGATTGCAACTtagattagatgacgaggcaacaCAGCTTGAAATTAAACGACATATTCAAGAAGAGAAAGATGAG GAATTGGCAAGAAAATTACAGCAACAAGAAGAAGAAAACGCTATAGACAATCATGATAGTCGTATCGACGATCAATTTTTGCAGGATCAAAAAATTGCAATGGAAGCACAGGATGCTGAATTGGCACGCATGCTTCAAGAAAAAGAACGTGCGAAAGTCAGGAAAGCAAGGGAAAGAGCAAGACAAAGAAAGTTAGAGCGACAACAACTCGAGAAACTGGAAGAACAAAATCTTAAAGAAAAACCTCAAAGACCAGATAAGCTGGACTTGAAGAGTACACCAAGTAAAAGCAGAATGCAATATTCGTTAAACTGCCAGCAGTATCCTGATCCTGAAGAAATACAGACATTAGATGACCCAACCGAAAGTATACGAGAAGTACCAAACGTGGCTGCAATTATCGATCCTACTTATAATGGAAATACGCACCGACACACTTCGAGTAGTTCGAGCAGTACAGTAAGCCCAACGTATGCATTGCCTACACCGCCACAAGAGCTTATGAATTACGACGCGCCGTGTTACATGCCTATACAAGGACAACGACGAAACCAAATTCAATCCCCGTCCCAAGGTCACGAAGAGAAACATAAGCGTAGAGTAAAAAATGGTTGCAATCAACAGTAA